GATCATCACAGACTTGATTCTCTATTGCTTGCTGCTTGTACAAAATATATCCCATCTTTAAATTTCATCACATAAGCATATCTGAGCACTAGACTGCCAGTGCTAAACCATTTTACCCTTCCATATTTTTCAGTAGTTAACTTCAATCTAGTTCTTCCCAAAGTGCCAAGTCTTGTTCTATGGTTGGAGTTGTCATTTCGAATTGAAGACTTTTAAAGCAACGGAAATCGATATTGATTATAGTAGCatcttaatcttgtggttgtcAACTTTTCCGTTAACATCTTTTTGAAAATATTCTGATGTCTTGATTGTACTTTTTGAAGGACTTGCTCACAATAGGGTGCCATCATGGGAAATTGACTATTGCCATTCTTGTAAAGTTCCTTGGAATAAGGTGTTGGCATCCAAAAAGTATATATACAGTTATCCAAGTGTGCTGAATTGGGATGGTTCTGCTGGTAAAGAAGCATTGGAGAATGCAAAACAGCGATTTTGGGCCAAGATCAATGGCCTTATCTGCGATAACCCTTTGCCAGACCCGGACATGTACATAAGTGAGATTGATTGGAACCCTGATATAGATCGTGAGTTGATGGAAGATCTAGATCGTCAAGTTTTTAATCCAGATGAAGCAGAGAAGATAGAGCAGCTGGATACTATTAATGAAGAAGCTGAGTGCACTCAAACACAGCATGATAATAACCAATACACTAGTGATAGCCAATGGGAAAGAGATCAGGTGATAGGTACTGGAAATGTAAAAGAAGGGAATGGTTGGGGCAGGTGGGCGGATTCATTAAATCTGACAAATGACAATCCATGGGAGCAAAGTTGCCGAAAACTTGTTGGTTCTTCAAATTATAATGCTTGGGGGAGTAGAAATGAGTCTTGGAATTGGCCCCAGGGGCTTGACAATACTAGGTCATCTTCCTTTGCTGATCATGGATGTGGCAAGCCTTGGAATTGTAATGAGAAAACTGTGGATGTAAGAGAAGACGGATGGGGAAAAggacaaagagagagaaattcttgGAGTCAGGGTCCAGCAAATAACTATTCTACAGGAGTGACATCATTTGAAAATAACAATTCTATAGGCTCAAAGGAGATAGGATGGAGGGGCAACAGGAATGTGTCTTGGGGTGTGCGCGATTCTGATTATCATGATAATGAGACCAAGCATTGGGATCCAAATTTCAGGCGTGGTCGATGGTCCTCTGGGGGTGGTGGCCGAAAAAGAGAAAGTTCTGTACAACACATGTCAAAATATAAGAGTTCCAAATATCTTGGCGACTCCTATGGATATGGAGATTTTCAGGAACTTGGTTAACATTATGTTGTAAAGTTCTTAAAAAGTGTAACTGCTTTGGGGAATTTACTTTTTCAGCACTACTTTTTGCCAATAGTGTAGATCACCTATCATATATTTTACCAGGAAAATACTTATAGCTATTTTACTGAGCAATCGTTGGTTGTTTTTTTGAGGTTTTGGAGGATGCAAACGTTTCTTAAGGTTCCACAGATTCTATGTAAACCTGTCTAAGGATGTAGCTTGTGTTAATAGCCAATCCCACTGAGAAGGTAAGATTGAATTTATTCTTCTAATTTTTTCTTCGGAGTTTATTTTGGTATCTATGCGCTGTTACATGCTCTGTAGCAATCTGATGTATTCCCTCCATCTCCAACCCTGAGACTGATGGATGTTGTTGAATgtgaactattttcattttcatctgaGAGTATATTCTTTGAGAGAAGAACATGAAGGAGGGATCTGTGTCCCCAACCTTCACTTGGCTGCACGGAATTCTTGGACAGATATTCTTGTGCTCCTTTTTACCTCAGTTCCTACAACCTTGAGTGAAAGGCATGCATAATCTTGATCAGGAGCTAGGAGAAGCAATATAGCCGAACAAAGGCATTTGAATGCGCTTATAATAGCTGTAGCTTTATTGATGCTTGATCGTCAGAACTTCTTTATTCCTCATAAgtcatgctttagcatatatcTGAAAAATAACATTTATTTTCTTAgatctggatctggatctacaaTACTTGGTAAGTTGATTTATGATGAGAGAGACCCTTAACTCTTGAGTGAAGGTTTGGCCTACCTACAGCTCTTTTCGCTCTTTTTTGTCAGTACTTTCACCTCCAATACGCGACTCATTTCCTATGCTCTCTCTGCATTCAATATCCGTTGAGTTTTGCATTTATTGCTTTGAGCAATGATATGGCGATTTGCAATAGATTAGATGCCAGACATGTGATATTTTCATATTAATGTTGTAGGATGTAGATTATGACGACCTTGTATCTGACTTTCTGTAACAGGGAATTAGCTGGTGAATCAACAACCTGCGGGCAGTGATATCTTTAGATGCATGCCGATCCTTTTGAGGTCCGTATATATGGACTTCCAGAGATTTTGATGCTTATGGTAGGCTGGCATATGATTTGTGATTCGGTGATTTGGTTGAGGACGAAGGTCTTAAACGCCGTCTAGGGTCCTTAAGAAACAAGTGCTAGTTTGCATACTGGGAAGAATTGTAAGAATCATCTTATAGAAGGGATAAAGAAAGAAACACAGTTTTTTGTTGATTTAAGTTTGTTGGAGTGATATGAAATTCAAATCAGTTAAGAGTGACTTTCTGTCTGGCTTAGTTGTACAGTGttgttattttgattttattagaTTGTCTTAATTTATATccttctgtcccataaaaatatatacacttgaAATAGCACTggaattaatgcacaattaataaaataaaagagataagAAGAAGAGGAATTAAAGTAGTGATAGCGGATAGTGTGATCACATTATTATTAGCATTTAATGAGTTGTAATAGTGGATCATAGTGGtgatataaataaattgatgtatatgagtaATGAGTTGATGACaactttctataaatggaaatgtttatatttttatgggctagatgaaaataaaagtacacatatttttatgggatggagagaatatattgTAGCTGTGAAATTTGTGCTTGTACATATGAGCAATAGCAGCAAGTAACATCACAAGAAAGAAGCTGGTATAGAATAAGGCAGATCAAAGGACCTCCTAAAATAATGATTCATGTAAAATGCAAATCTGCAATTGCACTACACTATGCAACAAAAATGGAGAAGGAAATCTGGTGATGGATTCACTTCATTTCTATACATCAGTCGACATCTGAAGAATGAAGTTAATGAGAGTCCTTTTCCCACCTCGCCTTGTCTCTCCCCCGTGTCTATGATATAATATACAACCTCCGCTTGGGTAATGATCGGGAATAGCCACAGATCCAAACACAACCTCTGCTATTGAAATGCTTGCTCAAATCTTTCCCTACTTGTACGCCTCACACCAACGAGGGCAATCTACACCATCTTACAGAAAGAAAAAGAGCAGCAATCGTGCAGGAGAAATCACGCTTCAATCTGGGCGTCTTCATCCATTAATGGGGGAGATAATGGTGGGATGGCAGATTCATCGGAAGAGATGTCTCTGTGTAGGGCTTTTCTAGCTGCTGACTGAGAGACTCTATCCCTGCCTATCTTTCTTGAACCGAGCAATCTGGATGCGGAAGCCCTGGAGGAATTACTGCTCTCAATGGATGATAAGAAATTTTCCTTTGATAGCGATCCTTGAGCAGAAGCAATGATGGACCCGAAGATGCCAGACTCTCTTAACCCTTGGATGATTGTCTGAAATATGAGCAAACAAAAGCCAAGTTAGAATGCTAATTAGATTGTTTTGTCGAGGACTTAGGAGACCTCTGCACCGTGTTAAAAGGTTTACCATGGGAGCATAGATGCGCGTTAAGATTCCTTTTCTCAACAATTTCAAATTTAGAGCCCTATCAGTCCACACAACATGCTCGCGGTACCTGTTGCAGAAGTAAGATTTAGCGGGTGTTTCAAGAGAGAAATACAAGCAGTTGGCATTCTATCACAACTTTTATTTTTCCACAAAACTACAAAAGCTGTTGGTGGTATGTAGAGCTCAGAAGTGATGCTGTTGAACTGAATCCAAAATGAATCCAACAAACCAGTTTACTTCGAGTAAAATACTACGAAATGATAGGAAAAAGATAGGTAAATTTTAAGAATATTCATTACCAGTTTAGCATCTCCTCCTCAGTTGCTGTTGAAGCAATTATAAAAGCCTGTGAAGAATGGGCAGTGTTTAGTCAATATATTAAACTAGACAACGAAATGTAAGAACGGGCAGTGTTTAGTCAATATTAAATCTAGGGAGTCAATTATTTGGAAGACCATAATTGAGTTGAAATCCATAGCATCTGGGTTTTATACCAGACCAAaacattattatatattttgaaagAAACTTCTATTTAAATAATGGTTGCAGGGATCTGTGCGATTCTTCATGAAATCACTTTACCGCAATGGTTGTAAGGATTTATTATGGTTGAGTCCACAAAAATAGTAGCAACAAATTATCCAAATGTTGTATCCTAGGACTA
This sequence is a window from Salvia splendens isolate huo1 unplaced genomic scaffold, SspV2 ctg840, whole genome shotgun sequence. Protein-coding genes within it:
- the LOC121791535 gene encoding glycosyltransferase-like KOBITO 1 → MLDFDRSAFIIASTATEEEMLNWYREHVVWTDRALNLKLLRKGILTRIYAPMTIIQGLRESGIFGSIIASAQGSLSKENFLSSIESSNSSRASASRLLGSRKIGRDRVSQSAARKALHRDISSDESAIPPLSPPLMDEDAQIEA
- the LOC121791534 gene encoding bifunctional endo-1,4-beta-xylanase XylA-like, with the protein product MGNWNRRYMPRRKPRHYDYEDPPPTSPISYSSGLAHNRVPSWEIDYCHSCKVPWNKVLASKKYIYSYPSVLNWDGSAGKEALENAKQRFWAKINGLICDNPLPDPDMYISEIDWNPDIDRELMEDLDRQVFNPDEAEKIEQLDTINEEAECTQTQHDNNQYTSDSQWERDQVIGTGNVKEGNGWGRWADSLNLTNDNPWEQSCRKLVGSSNYNAWGSRNESWNWPQGLDNTRSSSFADHGCGKPWNCNEKTVDVREDGWGKGQRERNSWSQGPANNYSTGVTSFENNNSIGSKEIGWRGNRNVSWGVRDSDYHDNETKHWDPNFRRGRWSSGGGGRKRESSVQHMSKYKSSKYLGDSYGYGDFQELG